One part of the Gemmatimonas sp. genome encodes these proteins:
- a CDS encoding secretin N-terminal domain-containing protein, translating to MTAAPLVHPLRRRGAATRARMGVAACAVAWSLALPGVGQAQRGSGRDTAIVRKAPDGVVLDFVEQEVSVVLRAIAEAAGLSVTLSNMPDERVTLRLQTPLTREAALDAMRAVAAGHDITMQEGSAVVRFVGAPRVIPGARAAERTLNLYTLRLRHTTAAAIAPLLMNVLTGSGSTGGGGRNASSAIGRIQGVQRGAGGVPPAAPADNTGSMGRTGGVDTGVPVALRDASGAVFGQQVAVGSGSASFSDIRIVADDATNSLVVRATPEDFQAVQQLVQTLDLRPLQVLIEVTIAQVERSGDLSLGVSGVASNTRGRAAGDTLGRLPLAGTPRDFVAMITGGRGTVNFDLAINALQTRGNVRLLALPVLIAQNNREAVLNVGSSVPFVQVSQQGGFDPRALVQTVQYLPVGKQLTITPTINADGYVNMEVVQTNDDVSSNLLFNAPIINQRQAQTAVFVRSGQTTVIGGLSDNTEDVSSSGIPFLSRIPFLGSLFGNTKRSTRTTELFLFLTPHIVSSDEDVDRLREQVRNGTPLLKDVPVEGRLKPRPDSSAVRPPGMPESPR from the coding sequence ATGACTGCTGCGCCACTCGTTCACCCTCTCCGACGGCGTGGAGCCGCGACCCGTGCGCGCATGGGCGTGGCGGCGTGTGCCGTTGCGTGGAGTCTCGCCCTGCCCGGGGTGGGGCAGGCACAGCGCGGCAGCGGGCGCGACACCGCCATCGTGCGCAAGGCGCCGGACGGCGTGGTGCTCGACTTCGTGGAGCAGGAGGTGTCGGTGGTGCTGCGCGCCATTGCCGAAGCGGCCGGGCTGAGCGTGACGCTCAGCAACATGCCCGACGAGCGCGTCACCCTCCGCCTGCAGACACCGCTCACGCGCGAAGCCGCCCTCGACGCCATGCGTGCAGTGGCGGCCGGCCACGACATCACCATGCAGGAGGGCAGCGCGGTCGTGCGTTTCGTTGGGGCGCCGCGGGTGATCCCCGGTGCACGCGCTGCCGAGCGCACCCTCAACCTGTATACACTGCGGTTGCGCCACACCACGGCGGCCGCCATTGCTCCGCTGCTCATGAACGTGCTGACCGGCAGCGGCAGCACCGGCGGGGGCGGTCGCAACGCCTCGTCGGCCATCGGGCGCATTCAAGGGGTACAGCGTGGCGCCGGCGGCGTGCCCCCCGCGGCCCCGGCCGACAACACCGGCAGCATGGGCCGAACGGGAGGCGTCGACACGGGCGTACCCGTGGCGCTGCGCGATGCCAGCGGGGCGGTGTTCGGTCAGCAGGTCGCCGTCGGCTCTGGAAGCGCGTCCTTCTCCGATATCCGCATTGTCGCCGATGATGCCACCAACTCGCTGGTGGTGCGCGCCACCCCCGAGGATTTCCAGGCGGTGCAGCAGCTCGTGCAGACGCTGGACCTGCGGCCGTTGCAGGTACTCATCGAGGTCACCATCGCGCAGGTCGAGCGCAGCGGTGACCTGTCGCTGGGCGTCTCCGGTGTGGCTTCGAATACCCGCGGGCGCGCCGCCGGCGACACGCTGGGACGCCTCCCCCTCGCGGGCACGCCGCGCGACTTCGTGGCGATGATCACCGGTGGGCGTGGCACGGTAAACTTCGATCTCGCGATCAATGCGCTGCAGACGCGCGGCAACGTCCGCCTGCTCGCGCTGCCGGTGCTCATTGCGCAGAACAATCGCGAGGCGGTGCTCAACGTGGGCTCGAGCGTGCCCTTCGTGCAGGTCTCCCAGCAGGGAGGCTTCGATCCGCGCGCACTCGTCCAGACGGTGCAGTACCTGCCGGTGGGCAAGCAGCTCACCATCACCCCCACCATCAACGCCGATGGGTACGTGAACATGGAGGTGGTGCAGACCAATGACGACGTCTCCAGCAACCTGCTCTTCAACGCCCCCATCATCAATCAACGCCAGGCGCAGACGGCCGTGTTCGTGCGCAGCGGTCAGACGACCGTCATTGGCGGACTCTCCGACAATACGGAGGACGTGTCCAGCTCGGGCATTCCGTTCCTGAGTCGCATCCCCTTCCTGGGGTCGCTCTTCGGCAACACCAAGCGCAGCACCCGCACCACCGAGCTGTTCCTCTTCCTCACGCCGCACATCGTGTCGAGCGACGAGGACGTGGACCGGTTGCGCGAGCAGGTGCGCAACGGGACGCCGCTGCTCAAGGATGTGCCCGTGGAGGGACGCCTCAAGCCGCGTCCCGATTCCTCGGCCGTGCGCCCCCCTGGAATGCCGGAGTCGCCGCGGTGA
- a CDS encoding type II secretion system F family protein, whose protein sequence is MPEFSFEAVDARGTRTRGTESAVDADALARALEGRGLYLLDITEDAAARPALLATRQRRDVLEFTRAMAALLPAGLPLARALESATDLTGGHTRRALSECRATVIRGESLAEALAAFPSLFSPLYVGVVRAGERRGEVAEAFAQLAAQLERREQLRGRLVSALLYPALLAVAGAFAIGVLLVVVLPQFTTLLADAGAALPRSTQLLVAVSALAVRGWPVLLTLGVGGIVTLLWLQRSEAGRGTLARLLLRLPAVGTLRRQVLAARFARLLSGLLGGGAPLYSAMGDVIDSLDDPVAREEATAIRARVREGLTLRAAIEASPLFPPVLSQLVGVGEESSRLREFLLKAADLLDERAERAAQRTAALIEPAMIVLFGGLVALIAFSLLQAIYSINAGTFAR, encoded by the coding sequence ATGCCCGAGTTCTCCTTCGAAGCGGTCGATGCGCGCGGGACCCGCACCCGCGGGACCGAAAGCGCCGTCGATGCCGACGCGCTCGCCCGGGCACTCGAAGGTCGCGGGCTCTACCTGCTCGACATCACCGAGGACGCCGCCGCGCGCCCCGCACTGCTCGCCACGCGGCAACGACGCGACGTGCTGGAGTTCACGCGGGCCATGGCCGCGCTCCTGCCGGCCGGCTTGCCTTTGGCGCGTGCGCTCGAAAGTGCGACGGACCTCACCGGCGGGCACACCCGCCGCGCATTGTCCGAATGTCGCGCCACCGTCATCCGCGGGGAATCACTCGCCGAGGCGCTCGCCGCCTTTCCGTCGCTCTTCTCTCCCCTCTATGTCGGCGTTGTTCGCGCCGGCGAGCGACGCGGGGAAGTGGCCGAGGCGTTCGCGCAACTGGCCGCCCAATTGGAACGCCGCGAACAGCTGCGCGGGCGGCTCGTGTCTGCCCTGCTCTATCCAGCCCTGCTCGCCGTGGCGGGCGCCTTCGCGATTGGGGTGCTGCTCGTGGTGGTGCTCCCGCAGTTCACCACGCTGCTGGCCGATGCCGGCGCGGCCCTGCCGCGCAGCACGCAGCTGCTGGTGGCGGTTTCGGCGCTGGCCGTGCGCGGCTGGCCCGTGCTGTTGACACTCGGCGTGGGGGGAATCGTGACGCTGCTCTGGCTGCAGCGCAGCGAGGCGGGGCGGGGCACGCTGGCCCGACTGCTGCTGCGCCTTCCCGCCGTGGGCACGTTGCGGCGTCAGGTGCTGGCCGCGCGATTTGCCAGACTGCTGAGTGGCCTGCTTGGTGGCGGGGCGCCGCTCTATTCGGCAATGGGCGACGTCATCGACTCGCTCGACGATCCCGTAGCGCGCGAGGAGGCCACGGCCATTCGCGCGCGAGTCCGCGAAGGGCTCACGCTGCGCGCGGCCATCGAGGCCAGCCCGCTCTTCCCACCGGTGCTGTCGCAACTCGTCGGCGTGGGCGAGGAATCCTCCCGCCTGCGGGAGTTTCTCCTCAAGGCCGCCGACCTGCTCGACGAACGGGCCGAACGGGCGGCGCAGCGCACGGCCGCACTCATCGAACCCGCGATGATCGTGCTCTTCGGCGGGCTGGTGGCGCTGATCGCCTTCTCGCTGCTGCAAGCCATCTACAGCATCAACGCCGGGACCTTTGCGCGATGA
- a CDS encoding ATPase, T2SS/T4P/T4SS family: MTLPGAGPVVAARELRPAAELDAVRRVGAPLPAEWLEQHGVLPLRLDDEALQVGTWLETPAPLVLDELRLRFGASITLLRYEEAPLRSAIRRVYAQESSTAEGVIAGLGGPAANGRGAELALDDLVHLANEAPVVRLVNLLILEALDARASDVHLEAFADGLRVRYRVDGVLQPAPSPPAQLTAAVISRLKIMAELDIAERRLPQDGRIRLRLQDRTVDVRVATAPTLHGESVVLRLLDRERGRRSLADMGMGGDTLARFSSIIGRTHGIVLVTGPTGSGKTTTLYGAIDVLRTGREKIVTVEDPIEYELPGVPQVPVNDKVGVTFASTLRALLRQDPDILLVGEIRDAETAQVATQAALTGHLVLSTLHTNDAPSAITRLLDLGVAPYLVASTVEAVLAQRLVRVLCPHCRREADPEPAQVQRLGPLALPLTRVWRAVGCPQCRDTGYRGRQGVFELLVMSEPLRELTQVPASGEQVRAVALQEGMHTLRDDGIRLVRAGVTSLEEVLRVTSG, encoded by the coding sequence GTGACGTTGCCGGGCGCCGGACCCGTGGTGGCCGCACGCGAGCTGCGGCCGGCAGCGGAACTCGATGCCGTGCGTCGCGTGGGGGCGCCGTTGCCCGCCGAGTGGCTGGAGCAGCACGGCGTGCTCCCGCTGCGCCTCGACGATGAGGCGCTGCAGGTGGGGACGTGGCTCGAGACGCCCGCCCCCCTGGTGCTCGACGAGCTGCGCCTGCGCTTTGGTGCGTCGATCACCCTGCTCCGCTACGAGGAGGCACCGCTGCGCAGCGCCATCCGCCGGGTGTACGCGCAGGAATCGAGCACCGCGGAGGGGGTCATTGCGGGGCTCGGCGGTCCGGCGGCCAACGGCCGTGGTGCGGAACTGGCCCTCGACGATCTCGTGCACCTGGCCAACGAAGCTCCGGTGGTGCGCCTGGTGAACCTGCTCATTCTGGAGGCGCTCGACGCGCGCGCCTCCGACGTGCACCTGGAGGCGTTCGCCGACGGGCTGCGCGTGCGCTATCGCGTGGACGGCGTGCTGCAGCCCGCGCCGTCGCCGCCGGCCCAGCTCACAGCCGCCGTGATCAGCCGTCTCAAGATCATGGCGGAGCTGGACATCGCCGAGCGTCGGCTGCCGCAGGACGGGCGCATCCGGCTGCGGTTGCAGGATCGCACGGTCGATGTGCGCGTGGCCACGGCCCCCACATTGCACGGGGAGAGTGTCGTGCTGCGCCTGCTCGATCGCGAGCGCGGCCGGCGTTCGCTCGCCGACATGGGTATGGGCGGTGACACGCTGGCCCGTTTCTCCAGCATCATTGGGCGCACCCACGGCATCGTGCTCGTCACCGGCCCCACCGGCTCGGGCAAGACCACGACGCTGTACGGCGCCATCGATGTGTTGCGCACGGGCCGCGAGAAGATCGTCACGGTGGAAGATCCCATCGAGTACGAGTTGCCCGGTGTGCCGCAGGTGCCGGTGAACGACAAGGTGGGGGTGACCTTTGCGTCCACGTTGCGCGCGCTGCTGCGGCAGGATCCGGACATCTTGCTCGTGGGAGAAATCCGGGACGCGGAGACGGCGCAGGTGGCCACGCAGGCGGCCCTCACCGGCCACCTCGTGCTCAGCACGCTGCACACCAACGACGCGCCCAGTGCCATTACGCGCCTGCTCGACCTGGGCGTGGCGCCTTATCTGGTGGCCAGCACCGTGGAGGCCGTGCTCGCACAGCGATTGGTGCGGGTACTCTGTCCTCACTGTCGTCGCGAGGCCGACCCCGAGCCGGCCCAGGTGCAGCGGCTGGGGCCACTCGCGTTGCCGCTCACGCGGGTCTGGCGTGCGGTCGGGTGCCCCCAGTGCCGTGATACCGGCTATCGCGGCCGTCAGGGCGTCTTCGAGCTGCTGGTAATGAGCGAGCCGCTGCGGGAACTCACGCAGGTGCCTGCGAGTGGTGAGCAGGTGCGCGCGGTGGCGCTGCAGGAAGGCATGCACACGCTGCGCGACGATGGCATACGCCTCGTGCGTGCCGGCGTCACCTCGCTCGAGGAAGTGCTGCGCGTCACGTCGGGCTGA
- a CDS encoding tetratricopeptide repeat protein: MPARPCCFPDRLTVGAVALVALLSQPTVAHAQSRGAATPPATAAPSAAPPASPALGGAARWADSVRLLAERGYLSGDTTLLVAGYRLAQRSLTAFPDDPLLLHYRGYIRYRQAQQQRDFDTALPLFEESVALLERSVATRPLPETHALLASAFGSMIGDSMLRGIRFGMKASDAEDKAVALAPRNPRVLMLRAVSAWYKPAAFGGGEEKARTLLQQALQAFSADAPARPLPAWGRAEAYAWLGQMEAKAGNREAARAAYDQALALAPAFAWVQYVLKPQLERTR, encoded by the coding sequence ATGCCGGCGCGACCCTGCTGCTTCCCTGATCGTCTCACTGTTGGTGCAGTGGCACTCGTGGCGCTGCTCTCGCAGCCCACAGTGGCCCATGCGCAGTCGCGTGGTGCCGCCACCCCTCCGGCCACAGCCGCCCCGTCTGCGGCACCGCCGGCGTCACCGGCGCTCGGTGGTGCCGCACGGTGGGCGGACAGCGTCCGACTGCTCGCCGAGCGCGGCTACCTCTCCGGAGACACCACGTTACTTGTGGCGGGCTACCGGCTCGCCCAACGCTCCCTTACCGCCTTCCCCGACGATCCGCTCCTGCTGCACTATCGGGGGTACATTCGCTATCGTCAGGCGCAGCAGCAGCGCGACTTCGATACGGCGCTGCCACTCTTTGAGGAATCCGTGGCGCTGCTCGAGCGCTCGGTGGCCACCCGCCCGCTTCCGGAGACACACGCCCTGCTCGCTTCGGCTTTCGGTTCCATGATCGGTGACAGCATGCTGCGCGGCATTCGGTTCGGCATGAAGGCCAGTGATGCCGAGGACAAGGCGGTAGCGTTGGCACCGCGAAACCCGCGGGTGCTGATGCTGCGGGCCGTTTCGGCCTGGTACAAGCCCGCCGCTTTCGGTGGGGGCGAGGAGAAGGCGCGCACCCTGCTGCAGCAGGCCCTGCAAGCCTTCAGCGCCGATGCACCGGCGCGCCCGTTGCCGGCGTGGGGGCGTGCCGAGGCCTATGCCTGGCTGGGTCAGATGGAGGCCAAGGCGGGCAACCGCGAAGCGGCGCGCGCGGCGTACGACCAGGCGCTGGCGCTCGCACCTGCCTTCGCCTGGGTGCAATACGTACTCAAGCCGCAGTTGGAGCGCACCCGATGA
- the gspM gene encoding type II secretion system protein GspM, whose translation MSRWLALAPRDRRALLLGGAVALVAVVLSLIVRPSLGRRALLADQRDAEQSLLTRERAALATANDSGTMRVGGAAAAAADDPMSRLFVGSDDIAASAAFAEHVEALATTHDVWLQLVSNRAAAPAEAQLRTLRVDIRAESDVAGVLGFLEALEHGPRLVRVEQLELAPGSGADDDGTAPLLLTATLTAFAVTSAVPSATSLDATSAAPFRTPVVDALAVLARDPFSPERRAPDVRYQPPRADAEYVERGADAALPIDEPVSMTMPVVHGTAADASGAAFAMCALGDGPVVVLRAGDSLGPFTVLSIERARVQFRDASGRRHLIEAIASPEGTVR comes from the coding sequence ATGAGCCGGTGGCTCGCCCTCGCGCCCCGTGATCGGCGTGCGCTGCTGCTGGGTGGCGCCGTGGCGCTTGTGGCGGTGGTCCTCTCACTCATCGTGCGGCCATCGCTCGGGCGGCGTGCGCTGCTGGCCGACCAGAGGGACGCCGAGCAGTCGCTGCTGACGCGTGAACGGGCCGCCCTGGCAACAGCTAACGATAGCGGTACGATGCGTGTCGGCGGCGCCGCGGCCGCGGCCGCGGACGACCCCATGTCGCGCCTCTTCGTGGGCAGCGACGACATTGCCGCGTCGGCGGCCTTTGCTGAGCATGTGGAGGCGCTGGCCACCACGCACGATGTGTGGCTGCAACTCGTTTCCAATCGCGCGGCGGCGCCGGCCGAGGCGCAGTTGCGCACGCTGCGAGTCGACATTCGCGCGGAGAGCGACGTGGCCGGCGTGCTTGGGTTTCTCGAGGCGCTCGAGCACGGGCCGCGCCTGGTGCGCGTGGAGCAGTTGGAACTCGCGCCCGGCAGCGGCGCCGACGACGACGGCACGGCCCCGCTGCTCCTCACGGCGACACTCACGGCATTCGCGGTAACGTCGGCGGTACCATCGGCCACCTCGCTGGACGCGACGTCCGCGGCGCCGTTCCGTACGCCGGTCGTGGATGCCCTGGCGGTGCTCGCGCGCGACCCGTTCTCCCCCGAACGCCGCGCCCCGGATGTCCGCTATCAGCCCCCACGCGCCGATGCCGAATACGTCGAGCGGGGCGCCGACGCCGCCTTGCCGATCGACGAGCCCGTGTCGATGACGATGCCGGTGGTGCACGGCACCGCCGCTGATGCCAGTGGCGCGGCGTTCGCCATGTGTGCACTCGGTGACGGACCGGTCGTGGTGCTGCGCGCTGGTGATAGCCTGGGTCCGTTCACGGTGCTCTCCATCGAACGGGCGCGCGTGCAGTTTCGTGATGCGTCAGGACGACGACACTTGATCGAGGCCATAGCCTCCCCTGAGGGAACCGTACGATGA
- a CDS encoding TonB-dependent receptor, translating into MRYTAILFLLLTAATTPSFVRAQEAAETRSVVRGTVVRPSGLPVVGARVELFETEERAVTDSTGRFVLRTTWTGPALLVVRALGDPPVSLDVQLPSDSGFVFVLPRGVPRLTAMTVRPAGEFRLTNTTRQEALTPLDVVQTAGAAANVSRALQLAPGVNAVDEGTGLFVRGGDVTETRVLVDDVVMLSPARFNNPTGHVGASLNPFLLSNATLAAGAFGAAYGNALSGVVRMETAGRPTRNSGSLTASIGGASADAALAITPRFGVRALANISNLGPLVAAFGEAQPYDPPPRGGDAALTVEFATTRHSRLRLFTVRQQQRFGVGAADVSDQARYAAATTEGLTVLSWRDTTHRWRPSFAAGRSSHTRDESLTAFALGTRLTSEHVVMAVQRAPGTRLDVHIGVEQERFTARYTGTTDETTLFRVNAPTVRTGAHAEIGWRLHPLAQLTVGARADRSDFTRRTTLDPRVALAVQRGAWGLVAAGGVYHQVPEPILVRGQTAAPMRVSQASLAVERGGTVGARARIEAYARRWNALSQFTSDFGVATGGVGDALGVDSEFRWQWTEKSRTRLVWSVLDARRTDPQSGELAPAPASVTHSIVWLTEREIGRLSLNSAFRYATGRPFTDIIGSVPSVDAPQPVFGAPNALRLPGYLRSDVSISWLHARQRGPTAVFWASISNVFDRRNIMRYTWNRDFTARTPVRSPFNRSIYAGATLLLP; encoded by the coding sequence ATGCGATACACTGCCATCCTCTTTCTGCTGCTCACGGCAGCAACCACGCCCTCGTTCGTTCGCGCCCAGGAGGCGGCGGAGACGCGATCGGTCGTCCGGGGCACCGTGGTGCGCCCCTCGGGGCTTCCGGTCGTGGGCGCGCGCGTCGAACTGTTCGAGACCGAGGAACGCGCCGTCACCGACAGCACCGGGCGGTTTGTGCTGCGGACCACGTGGACCGGCCCCGCCCTGCTGGTGGTACGCGCCCTGGGCGACCCGCCGGTGTCACTGGACGTGCAGCTGCCATCGGACAGCGGGTTCGTGTTCGTGCTCCCCCGTGGCGTCCCGCGATTGACCGCCATGACGGTGCGGCCGGCGGGGGAATTCCGCCTCACGAATACCACACGCCAGGAGGCCCTCACACCGCTCGACGTGGTGCAGACGGCCGGTGCCGCGGCCAACGTGTCGCGCGCGCTGCAACTCGCCCCCGGCGTGAATGCGGTCGACGAAGGCACCGGACTGTTCGTACGGGGGGGTGACGTGACGGAAACGCGCGTCCTCGTGGATGATGTCGTCATGCTCTCGCCGGCACGGTTCAACAACCCGACGGGACACGTGGGGGCATCGCTGAACCCGTTCCTGCTGTCGAACGCCACCCTCGCGGCCGGCGCCTTCGGTGCCGCCTACGGCAACGCGTTGAGTGGCGTGGTGCGCATGGAGACCGCCGGGCGCCCGACACGCAATAGCGGCTCCCTCACCGCGAGCATAGGCGGCGCGTCGGCCGATGCCGCGCTGGCCATCACGCCTCGCTTCGGTGTGCGCGCCCTGGCCAACATCAGCAACCTCGGTCCGCTCGTGGCCGCCTTCGGGGAAGCGCAGCCCTACGACCCGCCGCCGCGCGGTGGGGACGCGGCGCTCACCGTGGAGTTCGCCACAACGCGCCACAGCCGTCTCCGCCTGTTTACCGTGCGGCAGCAGCAGCGCTTCGGTGTGGGGGCCGCCGACGTCTCGGACCAGGCGCGGTACGCCGCCGCCACCACTGAAGGGTTGACCGTGCTCTCCTGGCGCGACACCACGCACCGGTGGCGCCCGTCGTTCGCCGCGGGACGCAGCAGCCATACGCGTGATGAGTCACTGACCGCCTTCGCGCTTGGCACACGCCTCACGAGCGAGCATGTCGTGATGGCGGTGCAGCGCGCGCCGGGCACGCGCCTCGATGTGCACATCGGCGTGGAGCAGGAACGATTCACGGCACGCTATACGGGCACGACCGACGAGACCACGCTCTTTCGGGTCAACGCTCCCACGGTGCGCACCGGCGCACACGCGGAGATCGGGTGGCGCCTGCACCCCCTGGCGCAGCTCACCGTCGGGGCACGCGCCGATCGCAGCGACTTCACGCGACGTACGACGCTGGACCCGCGCGTGGCGCTCGCCGTGCAGCGCGGTGCGTGGGGACTGGTCGCCGCCGGTGGCGTGTACCACCAGGTGCCCGAGCCCATTCTCGTGCGCGGGCAGACCGCGGCCCCCATGCGCGTTTCGCAGGCCTCTCTGGCGGTGGAACGCGGCGGCACGGTAGGCGCCCGCGCCCGCATCGAAGCGTATGCGCGGCGCTGGAACGCACTCTCGCAGTTCACCTCCGACTTTGGTGTGGCCACCGGCGGCGTGGGCGACGCCCTCGGCGTGGACAGCGAATTCCGGTGGCAGTGGACCGAGAAGTCGCGCACGCGGCTGGTGTGGAGTGTCCTCGATGCCCGCCGCACGGATCCGCAGAGCGGTGAGCTCGCACCGGCTCCGGCCAGCGTGACGCACTCCATTGTCTGGCTCACCGAACGTGAGATCGGTCGCCTGTCGCTCAACAGCGCCTTCCGCTACGCCACCGGGCGCCCCTTCACCGATATCATCGGCAGCGTACCCAGCGTCGATGCGCCGCAGCCGGTGTTCGGTGCGCCCAATGCGCTGCGGCTCCCCGGATACCTGCGCAGCGATGTGAGCATCAGCTGGCTGCATGCGCGCCAGCGTGGCCCCACCGCGGTGTTCTGGGCCTCCATCTCCAATGTTTTCGACCGGCGCAACATCATGCGCTACACGTGGAACCGCGATTTCACCGCGCGCACGCCGGTACGCTCACCCTTCAATCGGAGTATCTATGCCGGCGCGACCCTGCTGCTTCCCTGA
- the gspG gene encoding type II secretion system major pseudopilin GspG, with product MRPTFLTHPRPRPGAAGRTAFTLIEILVVIAVIAILASLVAPNVFQHVGTARTTTARSQLEMLATALDAYRLDMGRYPSTEQGLAALVTAPAGDVAATWRGPYLRRAVPVDPWGAPYVYLAPGTSNPDGFDLQSYGADRRPGGDGENADILGWQ from the coding sequence ATGAGGCCGACTTTCCTGACCCATCCCCGCCCCCGTCCTGGCGCCGCTGGCCGGACGGCGTTCACGCTCATCGAGATCCTTGTCGTGATCGCCGTGATCGCCATTCTGGCGTCGCTGGTGGCACCGAATGTCTTCCAGCATGTGGGAACGGCCCGCACCACGACGGCCCGTTCACAACTCGAGATGCTCGCCACCGCGCTCGATGCTTATCGCCTCGACATGGGTCGGTACCCGTCCACCGAGCAGGGGCTCGCGGCGCTCGTGACCGCGCCCGCCGGCGACGTGGCGGCAACGTGGCGCGGGCCGTATCTGCGCCGCGCCGTGCCTGTGGACCCGTGGGGCGCGCCGTACGTGTATCTCGCGCCGGGAACCAGCAACCCCGACGGCTTCGATCTGCAGTCGTACGGCGCCGACCGCCGCCCGGGTGGCGACGGTGAGAACGCCGACATCCTCGGCTGGCAGTAG
- a CDS encoding type II secretion system protein — MMERRARRGFTLLEVAVVLAITVIGSLLVLPRWNRPVAVDVAGADALLDDDTPGTLLARALVTARGHAIAWRQVVTVRLDVPNRTMRADTSGAAGSGVWYEVPLPLAAGESLEPGDLLTSVTFDPSGAAFGPSLRVRHGEGWVAVDLDALSGDVSRRAR; from the coding sequence ATGATGGAGAGGCGCGCCCGCCGCGGGTTCACGTTGCTCGAGGTGGCCGTGGTGCTCGCCATCACGGTCATCGGTAGCCTCCTCGTACTGCCACGATGGAACCGTCCCGTGGCGGTGGATGTCGCGGGCGCCGACGCCCTGCTCGATGACGACACGCCGGGGACGCTCCTCGCGCGCGCCCTTGTGACCGCGCGCGGGCACGCCATCGCCTGGCGACAGGTGGTGACGGTGCGGCTTGATGTGCCCAATCGCACCATGCGGGCCGACACCAGCGGCGCGGCCGGCAGTGGCGTGTGGTATGAAGTACCGCTGCCGCTGGCCGCCGGGGAATCGCTCGAACCGGGGGATCTGCTCACGAGCGTCACCTTTGATCCCTCCGGCGCGGCGTTCGGTCCGTCGCTGCGCGTTCGGCATGGAGAAGGGTGGGTAGCCGTGGACCTCGATGCCCTCAGCGGCGACGTGTCGCGCCGTGCGCGCTGA
- a CDS encoding type II secretion system protein GspK, protein MGRHSRRPRRGLALLAALWLVVMITTAGLQFAAISRERRHLALSAVDRGRDQAALEGALATVQARLESALRTPTGPASRRSAGRRITAGPSRVDPWRALDAQLGDGVRVGDVLVAVRSTDLGTVLNVNLAGERELGVLFGTLLRDDLLADRLARRIADWRDADTLSRANGAEAAEYRRAQRSVVPTNGPFRALDDLRDVLGMTPEILATIRPFLTVDGANVRVNLNAAPEPILRTLPGMSPPVLATILALRSAGRRVESIPALAGGTRGPQPGNDAAAGAYQALVRDLTERSLLDTREVALEFAVVGEPGPPTPGMVVVLRRFDDGTTDVRWRR, encoded by the coding sequence ATGGGCCGGCACTCGCGTCGCCCGCGGCGTGGCCTCGCGCTGCTGGCGGCGCTCTGGCTGGTGGTCATGATCACCACCGCCGGGTTGCAGTTCGCGGCCATCTCGCGCGAGCGGCGCCACCTGGCGCTGTCGGCGGTGGATCGCGGACGGGATCAGGCCGCGCTGGAGGGCGCGCTGGCCACCGTGCAGGCGCGTCTCGAGAGCGCCCTGCGAACGCCGACCGGGCCGGCCAGCAGACGCAGCGCCGGGCGGCGAATCACCGCCGGCCCCTCACGCGTCGACCCGTGGCGCGCGCTCGACGCGCAGCTCGGCGACGGCGTACGCGTGGGCGACGTCCTCGTGGCCGTGCGCAGTACCGATCTGGGAACTGTCCTGAACGTGAATCTCGCCGGCGAGCGTGAGCTGGGGGTGCTGTTCGGTACGCTGCTGCGCGACGATCTGCTCGCCGACCGTCTCGCCCGACGCATCGCCGACTGGCGCGACGCCGACACGCTGTCGCGGGCCAACGGGGCCGAAGCCGCCGAGTATCGCCGGGCCCAGCGCAGTGTCGTGCCCACGAATGGTCCGTTCCGTGCCCTCGACGACCTTCGCGACGTCCTTGGCATGACGCCGGAGATTCTCGCCACCATCCGTCCGTTCCTGACCGTGGACGGGGCCAACGTGCGCGTCAACCTGAACGCTGCACCGGAGCCGATCCTGCGTACATTGCCCGGTATGTCACCGCCGGTCCTCGCCACCATACTCGCGCTCCGCAGCGCCGGACGCCGGGTGGAATCCATTCCCGCGCTGGCCGGCGGGACGCGCGGGCCGCAACCTGGCAACGACGCGGCGGCGGGGGCGTATCAGGCACTGGTACGTGATCTCACCGAGCGCTCGCTGCTCGACACCCGCGAGGTCGCGCTCGAATTCGCAGTCGTGGGAGAACCCGGACCGCCGACACCCGGCATGGTGGTGGTGCTGCGCCGCTTCGATGACGGCACGACCGACGTGCGGTGGAGGCGATGA